A part of Gouania willdenowi unplaced genomic scaffold, fGouWil2.1 scaffold_434_arrow_ctg1, whole genome shotgun sequence genomic DNA contains:
- the LOC114460377 gene encoding olfactory receptor 11H2-like has product MGEEFNETYITLGGFEGMENYRYLYFILVLTLCILSIYSNAIIVYIIWEHQNLHESMYIFIAAFSVNSLLVSINIYPKLLIDFLSEKQTVSYSVCLLQYFLCYCLGIVDLLLLAAMAFDRYVSICKPLVYPNIMTNRTVVVVLVFAWFVPASQMSVSTVLSAKQKVCHFVIKGFFCTNSIFKLHCVNSKVISVFGLVSCMFILGICPVFFVLFTYARILFIVYKSSNDVRQKAAETCLPHLLVLLCFTALGTYDVVFA; this is encoded by the coding sequence ATGGGTGAGGAATTCAATGAGACATATATAACACTTGGGGGCTTTGAAGGCATGGAAAACTatagatatctttattttatcCTTGTGTTGACGCTGTGCATTTTATCAATTTACAGTAATGCTATTATCGTGTATATTATCTGGGAACATCAAAACCTTCATGAGTCTATGTACATTTTCATTGCAGCTTTCTCAGTAAACTCACTTTTAGTCAGTATAAACATTTACCCAAAACTTCTGATTGATTTTCTATCTGAGAAACAAACTGTATCCTATTCAGTCTGCCTTCTTCAGTACTTCCTATGTTACTGTTTAGGTATTGTAGACTTATTACTATTGGCAGCCATGGCCTTTGACAGGTATGTGTCCATATGTAAGCCTCTGGTATATCCAAACATCATGACTAACAGGACTGTGGTTGTTGTACTAGTTTTTGCCTGGTTTGTGCCTGCTTCTCAAATGTCAGTGTCCACTGTGTTGAGTGCCAAGCAGaaagtctgtcattttgttataaAAGGATTTTTCTGTACCAACTCTATCTTTAAGCTACACTGTGTGAACTCAAAAGTGATATCAGTATTTGGTTTGGTGTCTTGCATGTTTATATTGGGTATTTgtcctgtgttttttgttttattcacataTGCTAGAATACTTTTCATTGTCTACAAAAGCAGTAACGATGTGAGACAAAAAGCTGCAGAGACGTGTTTACCTCATCTGctggttttattgtgttttactgCTTTAGGTACATATGATGTCGTTTTCGCTTGA